In Caproicibacterium amylolyticum, a genomic segment contains:
- the gltA gene encoding NADPH-dependent glutamate synthase — MPNMQMEKTPIPEQKPEVRCHNFEEVTQGYTEEMAQNEAQRCLNCKNKPCVSGCPVGVHIPDFIAHVVKGEYEEAFQTIKLTNSLPAVCGRVCPQESQCESKCVRGIKGEPVGIGRLERFVADWHMQHGSDKADKVPSNGHKVAVIGAGPAGLTCAGDLAAKGYQVTVFEALHVAGGVLMYGIPQFRLPKEIVQKEISALKEKGVEINTDMVIGKVLEIDELFNMGYEAMFVGTGAGLPNFMNIPGEDLVGTYSANEFLTRVNLMKAYKPEYDTPILDVKRVAVVGGGNVAMDAARTALRLGAEEVHIVYRRAEEQMPARKEEVHHAKEEGVIFDFLTSPVQILGDENGCVSEIECVKMELGEPDASGRRRPVEIPDSKFKMSVDCVVMAIGNSPNPLIRSTTKGLEANRKGCIVVDEETMKTTREGVYAAGDAVSGAATVILAMGGGKAAAKSIDEYIQNK; from the coding sequence ATGCCTAATATGCAAATGGAAAAGACCCCGATTCCGGAGCAGAAACCGGAAGTACGGTGCCATAATTTTGAAGAAGTAACACAGGGCTATACTGAAGAAATGGCACAGAACGAAGCACAGCGGTGCCTGAACTGCAAAAATAAGCCCTGCGTTTCCGGCTGTCCTGTTGGCGTACACATTCCGGACTTTATTGCACATGTGGTAAAGGGTGAGTACGAGGAAGCTTTTCAAACCATTAAGCTGACCAATTCTCTGCCTGCCGTCTGCGGCCGTGTATGTCCGCAGGAAAGCCAGTGTGAAAGCAAATGCGTACGCGGCATTAAAGGTGAGCCGGTTGGCATTGGCAGACTGGAACGTTTCGTTGCGGACTGGCACATGCAGCATGGCAGCGACAAAGCTGACAAAGTTCCGTCCAACGGACATAAAGTTGCAGTGATCGGTGCAGGACCTGCTGGTTTGACCTGTGCGGGTGACCTTGCAGCCAAGGGCTATCAGGTTACAGTGTTTGAAGCACTGCACGTTGCCGGCGGTGTATTGATGTACGGCATTCCGCAGTTCCGTCTGCCGAAGGAAATTGTGCAGAAAGAAATCAGCGCCCTGAAAGAAAAGGGTGTTGAAATCAATACGGATATGGTAATCGGCAAGGTACTCGAAATTGACGAACTGTTCAATATGGGCTATGAAGCTATGTTTGTCGGTACCGGTGCCGGTCTGCCGAACTTCATGAACATCCCTGGCGAGGATTTGGTTGGCACTTATTCTGCAAATGAATTCCTGACCCGCGTGAATTTGATGAAAGCGTACAAGCCGGAATATGATACTCCAATTCTGGATGTAAAGCGTGTTGCGGTTGTAGGCGGCGGCAATGTTGCCATGGATGCTGCACGTACAGCACTTCGCCTGGGTGCGGAGGAAGTGCATATTGTTTACCGCCGTGCGGAGGAACAGATGCCTGCCCGTAAGGAAGAAGTGCATCACGCAAAAGAAGAGGGCGTTATCTTTGATTTCCTGACAAGCCCGGTTCAGATTCTCGGTGACGAGAATGGCTGCGTCAGTGAAATTGAATGTGTAAAGATGGAACTTGGTGAGCCGGACGCTTCCGGCCGCCGCCGTCCGGTGGAAATTCCGGACAGCAAGTTCAAAATGTCAGTTGACTGTGTTGTGATGGCAATTGGCAACAGCCCGAACCCACTTATCCGTTCCACAACCAAGGGATTGGAAGCAAACCGCAAGGGCTGCATCGTCGTAGATGAAGAGACTATGAAGACCACCCGTGAGGGTGTTTATGCTGCCGGTGATGCTGTTTCCGGAGCAGCTACCGTTATTCTGGCTATGGGCGGCGGCAAAGCAGCTGCTAAGTCGATTGATGAGTATATTCAAAACAAATAA
- a CDS encoding sulfide/dihydroorotate dehydrogenase-like FAD/NAD-binding protein: protein MFQIVEKRKLNDSMTLMAVNAPFIAKKAKAGQFIILRVDEFGERIPLTVADYDREAGTVTIIYQIVGKTTMKLDQLNVGDALLDFIGPLGQASELEGYKRAAVIGGGAGCAIAWPQAKALHQMGAKVDMIAGFRNKDIIILEDEMRADSDNLYLMTDDGSNGHKGFVTSALEENIENGADYDLVVAIGPLVMMRAVVGVTKPRNIKTIISMNPIMIDGTGMCGGCRLTVGGKTKFACVDGPDFDGFEVDFDEAIKRGRTYFDKERAAAREESCRLMEGAKNA from the coding sequence ATGTTTCAAATCGTAGAAAAACGCAAGTTGAACGATTCGATGACACTGATGGCTGTGAATGCTCCGTTTATTGCAAAAAAAGCAAAAGCAGGGCAGTTCATTATTCTGCGTGTTGACGAATTCGGCGAGCGTATCCCGCTCACAGTTGCGGATTATGACAGAGAAGCCGGCACCGTTACGATTATTTACCAGATTGTAGGCAAAACGACAATGAAGCTGGACCAGCTGAACGTTGGCGATGCACTTTTGGACTTCATCGGGCCGCTTGGCCAAGCAAGTGAACTGGAAGGCTACAAACGTGCTGCGGTTATTGGCGGCGGCGCAGGCTGTGCGATTGCATGGCCGCAGGCAAAGGCACTGCATCAGATGGGTGCCAAGGTAGATATGATTGCTGGCTTCCGCAATAAAGATATTATTATTTTGGAAGATGAAATGCGTGCTGACAGCGATAACCTCTATCTTATGACAGACGATGGCAGCAACGGCCACAAAGGCTTTGTTACCAGCGCATTGGAAGAGAATATTGAAAACGGCGCGGACTATGATTTAGTGGTTGCTATTGGGCCGCTGGTCATGATGCGTGCGGTTGTTGGTGTTACAAAGCCCAGAAATATTAAGACAATTATCAGTATGAATCCAATCATGATCGACGGTACGGGCATGTGCGGCGGCTGCCGTTTGACAGTTGGTGGAAAGACCAAATTTGCCTGTGTGGACGGCCCTGATTTTGACGGCTTTGAAGTCGATTTTGATGAGGCAATCAAGCGCGGCCGCACCTATTTTGACAAAGAACGTGCAGCTGCCAGAGAGGAAAGCTGCAGATTGATGGAGGGTGCGAAAAATGCCTAA
- the spoIVA gene encoding stage IV sporulation protein A, giving the protein MEEHTIYRDIAERTNGDIYIGVVGPVRTGKSTFIKKFMDTIVIPNIAEEAKKDRAVDELPQSAAGRTIMTTEPKFIPEQAVKVNIDDSASFSVRMIDCVGYIVPSSLGYIEGEAPRMVMTPWFDDPVPFNMAAEIGTKKVITEHSTIGLVVTTDGSISDIPREEYEDAEERVITELKEIHKPFIVLLNSVEPAAPTAVQTAKQLEKKYEVPVMPVNCLELGEAEIRGILSKVLFEFPVQEIKVDMPHWISTLEKDHWLRAAIYESIQQNAAGVTCIREINSMMQQVSACEYVQKAAVSSIELGCGKARVSVQLEQSLFYKVLGEKTGLSIETEGDLLDSMLHFAAMQKEYDKIQEAYHNVLETGYGIVMPNIDELTLEEPRIVRQGGKYGIRLKANAPSIHMMKTQITTEITPIVGSEAQSEELVSYMLKEIEESPSKIWESNIFGKSLHELVNEGMHNKLYRMPQDAREKVRETIERIINDGCNGLICIIL; this is encoded by the coding sequence ATGGAAGAACACACAATCTATCGGGATATTGCGGAGCGGACAAACGGCGATATTTATATCGGCGTTGTTGGTCCGGTGCGCACCGGTAAGTCCACTTTTATCAAAAAGTTTATGGACACAATCGTCATACCAAACATTGCTGAAGAAGCGAAAAAGGACCGCGCTGTAGATGAACTTCCGCAGTCAGCAGCAGGCCGTACGATTATGACAACGGAGCCAAAGTTTATCCCCGAGCAGGCGGTAAAGGTCAATATCGATGACAGCGCTTCGTTTTCTGTGCGGATGATTGATTGTGTTGGTTATATTGTACCAAGTTCTCTGGGATATATTGAGGGAGAAGCCCCGCGCATGGTGATGACGCCATGGTTTGATGACCCGGTTCCATTTAATATGGCTGCGGAAATCGGTACCAAAAAGGTGATTACGGAGCACTCAACTATTGGCTTGGTAGTGACGACGGACGGCAGTATCAGTGACATTCCCAGAGAGGAATATGAAGATGCAGAAGAGCGGGTCATAACGGAACTGAAAGAAATTCACAAACCTTTTATTGTTTTGCTGAATTCCGTGGAACCTGCTGCTCCCACAGCGGTACAGACTGCAAAACAGCTGGAGAAAAAATATGAAGTGCCGGTAATGCCGGTCAATTGTCTGGAACTTGGGGAAGCAGAAATACGGGGCATCCTTTCTAAAGTTTTATTTGAGTTTCCGGTACAGGAAATCAAAGTGGATATGCCACATTGGATTTCCACATTGGAAAAAGATCACTGGCTGCGTGCGGCAATTTATGAATCCATTCAGCAGAATGCGGCAGGTGTGACCTGCATTCGGGAAATCAACAGCATGATGCAGCAGGTTTCGGCCTGCGAGTATGTACAGAAAGCAGCGGTTTCCAGCATTGAACTTGGCTGCGGCAAGGCACGAGTCAGCGTGCAGCTTGAGCAATCCTTGTTTTACAAGGTGCTTGGCGAGAAAACCGGACTTTCCATTGAAACGGAGGGTGACCTGCTGGACAGTATGCTGCACTTTGCAGCAATGCAAAAAGAATATGATAAGATTCAGGAAGCCTATCACAATGTACTGGAAACCGGCTATGGTATTGTAATGCCGAATATTGATGAATTGACACTGGAAGAACCGCGCATTGTTCGTCAGGGCGGGAAATACGGTATCCGCTTGAAAGCCAACGCACCTTCCATCCACATGATGAAAACGCAGATTACAACAGAGATAACACCAATTGTTGGTTCCGAGGCACAGAGTGAAGAACTCGTTTCCTATATGCTCAAAGAAATCGAAGAAAGTCCGTCAAAAATCTGGGAATCCAACATCTTTGGTAAGAGCCTTCATGAGCTTGTCAATGAGGGAATGCACAACAAGCTTTACCGCATGCCACAAGATGCACGAGAAAAAGTGCGCGAAACAATTGAACGAATCATAAATGACGGTTGCAATGGGCTCATTTGCATCATTCTTTAA